One stretch of Paenibacillus sp. FSL R5-0341 DNA includes these proteins:
- a CDS encoding altronate dehydratase family protein: protein MNTTSTINDWIAIQPQDDVIIALRDYAKGERITLPDGVSFTLLDDVPKGHKIAVHTLAPGDDVMKYGFSIGIAKEQIEQGSWIHSHNLKTGLHGLLEYEYQPGAQVQTDMPPEHLRSFDGYLRPNGEAGIRNEIWIVNTVGCINKVCEALARMGQSQFGSRVDGVYHFPHPFGCSQLGDDLKYTQQLLASLVEHPNAGGVLVIGLGCENNQVDEFRECIAPEYRGKVRFLKAQETDDELEEGLRLMEELVEIAEHEQRQPLPLSKLKIGLKCGGSDGLSGITANPLVGAVADMLVAAGGTAILTEVPEMFGAETILMNRAANEQVFHDLVDLVNGFKQYFVNHGQNIYENPSPGNKAGGITTLEEKSLGCTQKGGRSSVVDVLRYGKRVTQTGLNIVEAPGNDLVSVTALSAAGAHIVLFTTGRGTPFGGPVPTVKIATQSDLANRKKHWIDFNAGQLLEGQTMDEVKVQLFSQLIDIASGRSHTLSEQHGFREIAIFKDGVIL from the coding sequence GAACGCATTACACTGCCAGACGGAGTTTCTTTTACCTTGCTGGATGACGTGCCCAAAGGGCATAAGATTGCTGTGCATACCCTGGCACCGGGTGATGATGTGATGAAGTATGGTTTCTCCATCGGCATTGCCAAAGAGCAGATTGAGCAGGGGAGCTGGATTCATAGTCACAACTTGAAGACGGGTCTGCACGGCTTGCTTGAATATGAGTACCAACCGGGAGCACAGGTTCAGACGGATATGCCTCCGGAACATCTACGCTCATTCGATGGATATTTACGTCCTAATGGTGAAGCCGGTATCCGTAATGAAATCTGGATTGTGAATACGGTTGGGTGTATTAATAAAGTGTGTGAAGCATTGGCACGTATGGGTCAGTCCCAGTTTGGAAGTCGGGTAGATGGTGTATATCACTTTCCGCATCCATTCGGATGTTCACAGCTTGGTGATGACCTGAAATATACCCAACAGTTGCTGGCCTCCTTGGTGGAACATCCGAATGCAGGGGGCGTGCTGGTCATCGGTCTGGGCTGTGAAAACAACCAAGTAGACGAGTTCCGTGAATGTATTGCTCCGGAATACCGAGGCAAAGTACGGTTTCTCAAAGCGCAGGAAACAGATGACGAGCTTGAGGAAGGGCTTCGACTGATGGAAGAACTTGTGGAGATCGCTGAACATGAACAGCGGCAGCCGCTTCCGCTCAGTAAACTCAAAATTGGTTTGAAGTGTGGCGGTTCCGATGGTTTATCCGGTATTACAGCCAATCCGCTGGTCGGTGCAGTTGCTGATATGCTGGTGGCTGCCGGCGGTACGGCGATTCTGACGGAAGTTCCGGAGATGTTTGGTGCGGAGACGATCTTAATGAATCGGGCTGCCAATGAGCAGGTCTTTCACGATTTGGTGGACCTTGTGAATGGGTTCAAACAATATTTTGTGAACCATGGCCAGAACATCTATGAGAATCCTTCTCCTGGTAATAAGGCTGGCGGCATCACAACGCTGGAGGAAAAGTCACTTGGATGTACACAAAAGGGAGGACGTTCTTCGGTAGTCGACGTGCTGCGCTATGGTAAACGTGTAACTCAAACCGGTCTGAACATTGTAGAAGCACCGGGTAATGATCTGGTGTCTGTTACGGCACTGTCTGCAGCCGGTGCACATATTGTGCTCTTCACAACAGGGCGGGGGACTCCCTTCGGAGGTCCGGTACCTACTGTCAAGATTGCGACCCAATCCGATCTGGCGAATCGCAAAAAACACTGGATTGACTTCAACGCTGGCCAGTTGTTGGAGGGGCAGACGATGGATGAGGTGAAAGTACAGCTGTTCAGCCAACTGATTGACATTGCTTCAGGACGGTCACACACACTCAGTGAGCAGCATGGATTCCGGGAGATTGCCATATTCAAGGATGGCGTAATTCTCTAA